A genomic segment from Aspergillus chevalieri M1 DNA, chromosome 7, nearly complete sequence encodes:
- a CDS encoding putative isoamyl alcohol oxidase (CAZy:AA7;~COG:C;~EggNog:ENOG410PUYJ;~InterPro:IPR006094,IPR036318,IPR016166,IPR012951;~PFAM:PF08031,PF01565;~SECRETED:SignalP(1-20);~go_function: GO:0016491 - oxidoreductase activity [Evidence IEA];~go_function: GO:0050660 - flavin adenine dinucleotide binding [Evidence IEA];~go_function: GO:0071949 - FAD binding [Evidence IEA];~go_process: GO:0055114 - oxidation-reduction process [Evidence IEA]), which produces MKGALELLALSLFAPGIALARPQCKSSPLDASWPSIDEWQALNASIDGTLIRTAPAASACYPGNPFNVSNSCDEVRKNWSYEEYQAALPEGIDSPMYANNSCLPPGVSGYNPSKGCAVGGSPSYIVEARTEHQVAVAVAWATKRDIRVVVKGTGHDYNGRSSGAYALSIWTHALRNIEYHPQWPLPDGNGTESAIVTGSGNTWSVLYGFANQLNRVVVGGGDHSVGLGGYLQGGGHGPLSSQFGLGADQILQATVVAADGQVLTANNVQNRDLFWAIKGGGAGQYGVVTEYVLKSHPAPSNVVTGSLSVYGARNASADEAWSAVTAVLSSIPDLMDSLPLAGTINVAAGATGKSMVGANYTVPGAVIAPSFYGYNMTKTQLHDVLQSLAAKASAASNRTGSIIATPGAIQSYPSFLAFFNSTNSSPTASVSSSLMSSRLLGRAELTNLPMPDLKRHLQNFVEGENGSMLLFGLQGGRGPRTVPSHLRGAVNPVWRSVYAHVLSFGAPINVTGVPSVELPKAGRWSETHREAYWRVWAPDTGAYMNEANTFNTHWKKDFYGVYYDQLLKIKMKYDPSGSLFVRNGVGSDQWDYDLDTGLLCRVD; this is translated from the exons ATGAAGGGAGCCCTCGAACTTCTTGCTCTCTCCTTGTTTGCCCCGGGCATTGCCCTCGCCCGCCCGCAATGCAAGTCCTCCCCCCTGGACGCTTCCTGGCCCTCCATCGACGAATGGCAAGCCCTTAACGCATCCATCGACGGCACCCTTATCCGAACTGCGCCAGCAGCCTCCGCATGCTACCCCGGAAATCCCTTCAATGTCTCCAACTCCTGCGACGAAGTGCGCAAGAATTGGAGCTATGAGGAGTACCAGGCTGCACTGCCGGAGGGGATCGATTCGCCGATGTACGCTAACAACTCCTGTCTTCCGCCTGGTGTATCGGGTTACAACCCGAGCAAAGGATGTGCTGTTGGTGGTTCACCGTCGTACATCGTCGAGGCGAGGACTGAGCATCAGGTTGCTGTCGCTGTTGCGTGGGCGACGAAGCGGGATATTCGTGTTGTGGTTAAGGGGACTGGACACGATTATAACGGACG GTCGAGCGGCGCATATGCTTTGAGTATCTGGACGCACGCCCTCCGCAACATCGAATACCATCCCCAATGGCCCCTTCCCGACGGCAACGGTACGGAAAGCGCAATTGTCACCGGCAGTGGAAACACCTGGAGCGTGCTCTACGGCTTTGCCAACCAGCTCAACCGTGTCGTGGTTGGTGGCGGTGACCACAGTGTTGGACTTGGGGGATATCTCCAAGGAGGAGGTCACGGTCCTCTCTCCAGCCAGTTTGGTCTGGGCGCCGACCAGATCCTTCAGGCCACGGTTGTCGCGGCAGACGGTCAAGTGCTGACGGCCAACAATGTCCAGAACCGGGATCTTTTCTGGGCGATCAAGGGCGGAGGTGCTGGACAGTATGGTGTTGTCACCGAGTACGTGCTGAAGAGTCATCCTGCGCCATCGAACGTGGTTACCGGTAGCTTGAGCGTGTACGGAGCTCGCAACGCCAGCGCAGACGAGGCCTGGAGCGCAGTCACCGCGGTGCTGAGCAGTATCCCTGATCTCATGGACTCTCTGCCCCTTGCAGGTACCATTAACGTCGCCGCAGGTGCCACCGGCAAGAGCATGGTTGGCGCCAACTACACCGTCCCCGGCGCCGTGATCGCACCCTCGTTCTACGGCTACAACATGACGAAAACCCAACTGCATGACGTCCTCCAATCCCTAGCCGCCAAAGCCAGCGCCGCAAGCAACCGCACCGGCTCCATTATCGCAACACCCGGCGCAATCCAGTCCTACCCGAGCttccttgccttcttcaATAGCACAAACAGCTCCCCAACGGCCAGTGTATCCTCCTCCCTGATGTCCTCCCGCCTCCTCGGCCGCGCAGAACTCACCAACCTCCCAATGCCCGACCTCAAACGACACCTGCAGAACTTCGTCGAGGGCGAAAACGGCTCCATGCTTCTCTTCGGCCTGCAAGGCGGCCGCGGCCCTCGCACCGTGCCCTCTCACCTTCGCGGCGCGGTGAACCCCGTCTGGCGGAGCGTCTACGCGCACGTTCTCAGTTTCGGAGCGCCAATCAACGTAACGGGCGTTCCTAGCGTCGAACTCCCAAAGGCAGGGAGATGGTCTGAGACGCACCGCGAGGCATATTGGAGAGTGTGGGCACCGGATACGGGGGCGTATATGAACGAGGCGAATACTTTTAACACACATTGGAAGAAGGACTTTTATGGGGTTTATTATGATCAGTTGTTGAAGATCAAGATGAAGTATGATCCAAGTGGGAGTTTGTTTGTGCGGAATGGGGTTGGGAGTGATCAGTGGGATTATGATTTGGACACGGGGTTGCTTTGTCGGGTTGATTGA
- a CDS encoding proline permease PrnB (COG:E;~EggNog:ENOG410QDM5;~InterPro:IPR004840,IPR004841;~PFAM:PF13520,PF00324;~TransMembrane:12 (i35-57o63-87i113-136o142-159i171-192o223-245i265-283o318-337i363-380o392-415i435-457o463-482i);~go_component: GO:0016020 - membrane [Evidence IEA];~go_component: GO:0016021 - integral component of membrane [Evidence IEA];~go_process: GO:0006865 - amino acid transport [Evidence IEA];~go_process: GO:0055085 - transmembrane transport [Evidence IEA]), with translation MGDKGGPLQAIVEADLLDERYQTTQRGLKNRHVQLIALGGTIGTGLFVASGQAMAIGGPASLLVGYIIISVIIYSLVTAVGEVASYLPVHGASMSYHGFRYVSRSLGFAMGYLYWYSLAILMAYELTACSLIISYWNTSINVAVWISIMLVVVVVLNFLPVRGYGEVEFWFAGVKIITLLGLFLLSFILMLGGGPDHDRKGFRYWNNPGAMNEYLVGGNAGRFVALLATIQKSSIAFIFGPELIVLSGSEMVSPRQNVSRAVRNFVYRLVFFYILGALAIGVICPSNDSRLTSGGAGAGSSPFVVGIKNAGIPALDHIINAAILTSAWSAGNAFLYMSSRSLYSLAVSGNAPKVFKTCNRRGVPYYAVGASSLFAGLAYLSVGSSSSVVFNWLVNFTNTSGFISWTCCCIVYFRFCRAVQVQGIEKPYESRLQPWGAYIGMAGSILLMLINGFTVFFPSEWSISNFFTAYIGIPAFLALYFGHRIVYWRDPWAWKPEDVDMQTGLQEILEAEEPPRPRRTLKEKLSVLVD, from the exons ATGGGGGACAAAGGCGGCCCTCTTCAGGCCATCGTCGAGGCAGACTTATTGGATGAG AGATACCAAACCACCCAGCGAGGCCTCAAAAACCGCCATGTCCAGCTCATCGCCCTCGGCGGTACGATCGGTACCGGACTCTTTGTGGCCTCCGGCCAGGCAATGGCCATCGGAGGACCCGCAAGTCTACTCGTTGGTTATATCATCATCTCGGTCATTATCTACTCGCTGGTCACCGCGGTTGGCGAGGTCGCTTCGTATCTACCGGTCCATGGCGCGAGTATGAGTTATCACGGCTTTCGCTACGTGTCGCGCAGTCTGGGGTTTGCGATGGGATATCTGTACTGGTACTCGCTGGCGATTCTGATGGCCTACGAGTTGACGGCGTGCTCGTTGATTATTTCCTACTGGAATACGAGCATCAACGTCGCGGTGTGGATATCGATCATGCtggttgtggtggttgtGCTCAATTTCCTGCCGGTCCGCGGATACGGCGAAGTAGAGTTTTGGTTCGCCGGTGTCAAGATCATCACTCTACTAGGGCTCTTCTTGCTGTCGTTTATCCTCATGCTGGGAGGTGGCCCTGATCACGACCGGAAGGGCTTTCGGTATTGGAACAACCCGGGCGCGATGAACGAGTACCTCGTCGGAGGCAATGCCGGTCGCTTCGTCGCGCTCCTAGCGACCATTCAAAAAAGCAGCATCGCATTTATCTTTGGCCCGGAATTGATCGTCCTCTCCGGATCTGAAATGGTCTCGCCGCGACAGAACGTCTCCCGCGCGGTGCGCAACTTCGTCTACCGTCTGGTCTTTTTCTACATCCTCGGAGCCTTGGCCATCGGCGTCATCTGCCCGTCCAACGACAGCAGACTCACCAGTGGTGGCGCAGGAGCTGGCTCTTCGCCGTTTGTAGTGGGAATCAAAAACGCTGGAATCCCAGCACTAGACCACATCATCAACGCAGCGATCCTGACCAGCGCATGGTCAGCCGGAAACGCATTTTTGTACATGTCCTCGCGATCGCTATACTCACTAGCGGTATCCGGTAACGCACCCAAGGTATTCAAAACGTGCAATCGCCGTGGCGTTCCATACTACGCGGTCGGCGCTTCCTCGCTCTTCGCAGGTCTGGCCTACCTCTCCGTCGGCAGCTCGAGCTCCGTGGTATTCAACTGGTTGGTAAACTTTACCAACACATCCGGCTTCATTTCATGGACATGCTGCTGCATCGTGTACTTCCGTTTCTGTCGCGCAGTCCAAGTCCAAGGCATCGAGAAACCGTACGAGAGCCGTCTACAGCCATGGGGCGCCTACATCGGCATGGCAGGCTCCATCCTCCTCATGCTCATCAATGGCTTCACGGTATTCTTCCCGTCAGAATGGTCCATCAGTAACTTCTTCACGGCGTACATCGGCATCCCGGCATTCCTTGCGTTGTACTTCGGCCACCGGATCGTCTATTGGCGCGATCCGTGGGCGTGGAAACCAGAGGACGTGGATATGCAGACCGGATTGCAGGAGATTCTTGAGGCCGAAGAACCGCCGCGACCTCGGAGGACGTTGAAGGAGAAACTGAGTGTCTTGGTCGATTAG
- a CDS encoding uncharacterized protein (COG:U;~EggNog:ENOG410QDY6;~InterPro:IPR020846,IPR011701,IPR036259;~PFAM:PF07690;~TransMembrane:12 (i40-60o80-99i106-124o136-156i168-187o199-219i268-290o296-321i345-367o373-398i405-427o439-460i);~go_function: GO:0022857 - transmembrane transporter activity [Evidence IEA];~go_process: GO:0055085 - transmembrane transport [Evidence IEA]): MTVDTSSESQSPDRKLHEDGVSTWDHDSRNPYNWPTWRKWLTMCISYWVTILVGINATSFTTPAEALSAEFNIDNSFFEFSFFAVTSWNFTAAVVPLATLPMMETFGFRIGYTGAFILFFIFIIPQCVAENYATLVVTRVFAGAFGGTVQNAADGIAANMFFTAQERILPLTLYAFALMFGVTIGPVLGALVEPLDWRWVFWVQLIINGATVPLVLFGLKETRGTVIRSKIMPDEKGDNDQPSAFTTLKETVVRAAMLLTTEPTVTSFTMWSAFSFGLVFISTQSVPVVYAGVYDWPIYSGGLVQVAIAIGEIIGVIAFLFQNQIYIRSAPHNPEKPGVPIPESILHISIPSTVFGLSGGLFMYGWSTLGSHWIVPTIGLTLIGFGIMTIVISASVYVTDSYAGYAASAIAAVAFGENTFAAFLPLAAKPMYIRLGYQWASSLLAFVALALALAPTVLLWKGRAIRSKSRAIQRMSL; encoded by the exons ATGACAGTCGACACCTCGTCCGAATCACAGTCGCCCGATCGGAAGCTCCACGAGGATGGCGTCTCGACATGGGACCATGACTCTCGCAATCCCTACAATTGGCCGACGTGGAGGAAATGGCTTACCATGTGCATCTCCTACTGGGTGACCATTCTGGTCGGGATCAACGCGACTTCGTTCACCACGCCTGCAGAAGCCCTGTCGGCGGAATTCAACATCGACAATAGCTTTTTCGAGTTCAGTTTCTTTGCCGTAACTTCGTGGAATTTCACTGCGGCGGTTGTTCCGCTGGCGACGTTGCCGATGATGGAAACCTTCGGATTCCGGATAGGGTATACG GGAGCATTTATCCTGTTCTTTATCTTCATCATCCCGCAATGCGTGGCCGAAAACTACGCAACGCTTGTGGTTACTCGTGTCTTTGCGGGTGCTTTTGGCGGCACGGTCCAGAATGCTGCTGACGGTATTGCAGCGAATATGTTCTTTACGGCACAAGAGCGGATCCTACCGCTGACGCTTTATGCGTTTGCATTAATGTTTGGGGTTACTATCGGTCCTGTATTGGGCGCTTTAGTGGAGCCGCTGGACTGGCGATG GGTATTCTGGGTTCAATTGATCATCAATGGAGCCACGGTTCCTCTTGTCCTTTTCGGTTTGAAAGAAACCCGGGGCACAGTCATTCGGTCCAAGATCATGCCAGACGAGAAAGGAGACAACGACCAGCCTAGCGCTTTCACCACGCTGAAAGAGACTGTTGTTCGAGCAGCAATGCTCTTGACCACAGAGCCCACCGTTACATCATTCACCATGTGGTCCGCTTTCTCATTCGGTCTGGTCTTCATCTCAACCCAATCAGTCCCCGTCGTCTACGCAGGCGTATACGACTGGCCCATCTACAGCGGCGGACTCGTACAAGTTGCCATCGCGATTGGCGAAATCATCGGAGTCATCGCCTTTCTTTTCCAAAATCAAATCTACATCCGCAGCGCTCCCCACAACCCCGAGAAACCCGGCGTCCCCATCCCAGAAAGCATCCTCCACATCTCGATCCCCAGCACCGTCTTCGGCCTCTCAGGCGGCCTCTTCATGTACGGCTGGAGTACTCTCGGCTCCCACTGGATCGTTCCTACAATCGGCCTCACACTGATCGGTTTCGGAATCATGACAATCGTTATCTCGGCCAGCGTCTACGTCACGGACTCGTACGCCGGCTACGCAGCTAGCGCGATTGCAGCGGTGGCTTTCGGCGAGAATACGTTTGCCGCATTCTTACCGCTTGCTGCGAAACCGATGTACATCCGCTTGGGGTATCAGTGGGCTAGTTCTTTGCTGGCATTTGTCGCATTGGCGTTGGCCTTGGCGCCGACGGTGTTGTTGTGGAAGGGGAGGGCGATTCGGAGTAAGAGTAGGGCGATTCAGAGGATGTCGCTTTGA
- a CDS encoding LipA and NB-ARC domain protein (COG:S;~EggNog:ENOG410PHU9), protein MAFSDSQLHLSPRGPSVPPLEHRIKRKPVAPANADNGNASDDARQKPPLLHISGPSPRPKTSGGSSSAAPLLLSPRPPLTSHVSTSALPKVSLREGSTNSSAALRPSTPSPGVPRAATDNDPASSSISAVQKAYGEACHFLGGLINHPTESSKHFTILRHSHGIVFYRGSTTSVTVSIFSDAPLPSDRTLWLQSKGYTGKTGMKAKALFRLHGDWVNVTPSVALHADQVDPASERAWQRDITKFRKKAPARVRDAHQLRETVMARIPVEAGDGYFQLVLCQDVKKKVLCYSPVFRVLSTSADPSSIRGASLSTLPLEFGAMVLSSYAQTVAQTFLSPVASRVQNKVQSYQPSAVKQTAGQTAFSLAGLGDRVGSFLNPTGQDDEGTKAQGDPGNLDQGPVAPFPMDFKARWEPTAAPPQYELQDWPVINLTKVADTVLERLHGHFICWARFHQSDEKGKPASDWHQSVLSVLNVNSSTMARVDMSHITKRTTTLRILEDIPLPPQVKVQVRVLCFIRPEMPPPNAASEKELLEARQAAAEAARFADTCDASYAQAVLDHPAWGPNIQRSALESRKENMSLLDRTRGGYAAAWTRLEKTPLHWIGVRSETAQKMDQQVTVNGFYIVR, encoded by the coding sequence ATGGCTTTCTCTGATTCTCAATTGCACCTCTCTCCACGTGGTCCCAGCGTTCCGCCCCTGGAACACCGCATCAAGCGTAAGCCGGTTGCTCCAGCCAATGCGGACAACGGGAACGCTTCGGATGACGCGAGGCAGAAACCACCGTTGCTGCACATTTCAGGTCCATCGCCTCGTCCCAAAACGTCGGGGGGTTCATCATCCGCTGCACCGCTACTGCTGTCGCCGCGCCCCCCTTTAACGAGCCACGTCTCGACCAGCGCGCTCCCAAAGGTGTCACTGCGTGAAGGTAGTACCAACAGTTCGGCTGCATTGAGACCATCAACACCGTCACCTGGTGTACCTCGAGCTGCGACTGACAATGATCCTGCGTCATCGTCTATATCTGCCGTCCAAAAGGCATACGGGGAAGCGTGCCATTTCCTCGGTGGCCTCATCAACCATCCAACAGAGTCAAGCAAGCACTTTACCATCCTGCGCCATTCGCATGGTATCGTGTTCTACCGGGGTAGCACCACTTCCGTCACAGTATCCATCTTCTCAGATGCTCCTCTCCCTTCGGACCGCACGCTCTGGCTCCAGAGCAAGGGGTACACAGGCAAAACGGGCATGAAAGCCAAGGCACTCTTCCGGCTTCATGGCGACTGGGTCAATGTCACCCCGTCCGTTGCTCTGCATGCGGACCAGGTCGACCCAGCGAGTGAACGGGCTTGGCAGCGCGATATCACGAAATTCCGCAAAAAGGCCCCGGCCAGAGTTCGAGATGCACACCAATTACGGGAGACCGTGATGGCGCGAATCCCCGTCGAGGCGGGAGATGGTTATTTCCAGCTTGTTTTATGTCAGGACGTAAAGAAAAAGGTCTTGTGCTACAGTCCCGTGTTCCGTGTTTTGTCGACTTCTGCGGATCCAAGCTCCATTCGTGGTGCGAGTCTGAGTACCCTTCCACTGGAATTTGGGGCGATGGTGCTCAGTTCATATGCGCAAACAGTGGCGCAGACATTCTTGTCGCCAGTCGCTTCAAGGGTGCAGAACAAAGTCCAGTCGTACCAACCTTCCGCCGTCAAACAAACAGCTGGACAAACGGCGTTCTCTTTGGCCGGCTTAGGAGACCGTGTTGGGTCTTTTTTGAACCCGACTGGTCAGGATGATGAGGGCACCAAGGCTCAGGGCGATCCGGGAAACTTGGACCAAGGCCCAGTAGCGCCATTTCCCATGGACTTCAAAGCTAGGTGGGAGCCAACTGCCGCACCACCGCAATACGAGCTGCAAGACTGGCCGGTAATCAACCTCACTAAAGTCGCGGATACGGTCCTAGAACGACTTCATGGGCATTTCATCTGCTGGGCTCGCTTTCATCAATCAGATGAGAAGGGCAAGCCCGCCAGCGACTGGCATCAGAGCGTTCTCTCCGTTCTAAATGTGAATTCGTCTACGATGGCCAGGGTCGACATGTCACATATCACAAAGCGAACCACCACTCTACGTATTCTTGAGGACATCCCGCTTCCGCCGCAGGTTAAAGTGCAAGTACGAGTACTATGCTTCATTCGTCCGGAGATGCCGCCGCCAAACGCAGCCTCTGAAAAGGAACTCCTTGAAGCCAGACAGGCCGCTGCAGAAGCGGCCCGATTCGCGGACACCTGCGATGCTTCGTACGCACAGGCCGTGTTGGATCATCCTGCGTGGGGACCTAACATTCAAAGGTCGGCACTCGAATCTCGGAAGGAGAACATGAGCTTGTTGGATCGTACGAGAGGCGGGTATGCTGCTGCGTGGACGCGGCTTGAGAAAACCCCATTGCATTGGATTGGGGTTCGATCTGAGACGGCGCAGAAGATGGATCAGCAGGTAACCGTGAATGGATTTTACATTGTGAGGTGA
- a CDS encoding ankyrin repeat domain-containing protein (COG:S;~EggNog:ENOG410Q57W;~InterPro:IPR002110,IPR020683,IPR036770;~PFAM:PF12796,PF13637,PF13606;~go_function: GO:0005515 - protein binding [Evidence IEA]): protein MHLLDLPPEVFRPIIEAYVASTCYECDLKNLQLVNKSFYREVTRAICTTRHLFAFINPEPFLPEYLQYVVYSSNKRDDYLARTIKNVTNQLIKYDISEQKGSSPDGRNQRIPLAVSRAVIDFMVAGLGYVIRGEPTRAVSPPCREDPDYIGHIDEYEFDRSMRLGVGQTCDALEHILSAAAYLGNISLVEHLLEQEGVDLNARSNIFGPPLRNAALKGHLEIVKLLLDKGADPDGGSYPRTEEDYQKVERQCGKDVLERCFPDILDCPGTALEAAARNAHKEVVHLLLQPEFHISRSSSSYRKAIVFAAMGGNADILKMLIGGANFGTLSENSLQTYWDRTLRYAAFCGKTETIPLLLDKGAHINRQYEDEINLGFSTPLGLAAFNGHNETVLFLLQKGADINGGSLHPIYMATCHGFARTVTLLLDQGAEVHPVYSRFMEKAAEYGEADVVRVFLARNLHQVPGRFDKGECALEIAKSTGHPRVVRVLEEFGVTE from the exons ATGCACCTTCTCGACCTGCCGCCTGAGGTATTCCGCCCGATCATTGAGGCTTATGTTGCCTCTACATGTTACGAATGTGATTTGAAAAATCTACAGCTTGTCAACA AGTCCTTCTACCGAGAAGTAACCAGAGCCATCTGCACTACGAGGCACTTATTTGCTTTCATCAATCCAGAGCCTTTTCTCCCTGAGTATCTACAATATGTGGTCTACAGTTCAAACAAAAGGGACGACTATCTTGCACGTACCATCAAAAACGTCACCAATCAGCTCATCAAATACGATATTTCTGAACAAAAAGGATCCAGTCCCGATGGCCGAAATCAACGAATCCCCTTGGCTGTATCGCGTGCAGTCATCGACTTCATGGTTGCTGGCCTGGGTTATGTAATAAGAGGAGAACCAACCAGGGCAGTTAGCCCACCCTGTCGAGAAGACCCGGATTATATTGGCCACATCGACGAATATGAATTCGACCGCTCAATGCGCCTGGGAGTTGGCCAAACGTGTGATGCACTAGAGCACATTCTGTCCGCTGCAGCCTATCTTGGGAATATATCACTGGTTGAACATCTGCTTGAACAGGAAGGCGTGGATTTGAATGCTAGGAGCAATATTTTTGGTCCACCATTGCGAAATGCTGCCTTGAAAGGTCATTTGGAGATTGTCAAACTGCTCCTAGATAAAGGAGCAGATCCTGATGGCGGAAGTTACCCCCGCACTGAAGAGGATTACCAGAAAGTAGAGAGGCAATGTGGAAAGGATGTCCTTGAGCGATGTTTCCCTGATATTCTAGACTGTCCTGGCACTGCTCTTGAGGCTGCTGCTCGAAACGCTCATAAAGAGGTTGTGCACCTTCTTCTACAGCCAGAATTTCATATATCAAGGTCATCCTCCAGCTATCGAAAGGCAATCGTCTTTGCGGCTATGGGGGGGAATGCTGATATTCTGAAAATGCTAATTGGGGGTGCAAATTTTGGTACTCTCTCGGAGAACTCACTTCAAACATACTGGGACCGTACACTCCGATATGCAGCATTCTGTGGTAAAACAGAGACAATCCCTCTACTTCTGGATAAAGGGGCCCATATCAACAGACAGTATGAGGATGAGATTAACTTGGGGTTCAGTACCCCATTGGGACTTGCTGCTTTCAATGGTCATAATGAAACAGTCTTGTTCCTCCTACAAAAGGGGGCTGATATCAATGGTGGGTCCCTTCATCCAATTTACATGGCCACCTGCCATGGATTTGCCCGGACTGTGACATTACTTCTGGATCAGGGGGCTGAAGTCCATCCTGTTTACTCCAGGTTCATGGAGAAGGCGGCAGAATATGGAGAAGCCGATGTTGTTCGGGTATTCTTAGCAAGAAATTTACATCAGGTGCCAGGTCGCTTTGATAAAGGGGAATGTGCCCTGGAGATTGCCAAGTCTACTGGACATCCGCGTGTGGTGAGAGTACTTGAAGAGTTCGGGGTCACTGAGTAA
- a CDS encoding TauD/TfdA family dioxygenase (COG:I;~EggNog:ENOG410PIDF;~InterPro:IPR042098,IPR003819;~PFAM:PF02668;~go_function: GO:0016491 - oxidoreductase activity [Evidence IEA];~go_process: GO:0055114 - oxidation-reduction process [Evidence IEA]), translating into MTIDIRPLTPPGSDIKFGAVVDNVDLENLTDATFNTIHDALYKNLVLVFKNQHHLTPKAQYALTQRFDPSSTSYGHGKTLDSKRSILHPDLKTVPHQPQVQIIGHGHIDSYEGLEKIQLKHPHHRTFHRDPIPPEDDHDFTRFYRWHIDAALYDLYPPKVTTLLAVQVPKGRRQTLRYDDGTGDILDVPLGTTAFVSGETMYNRLSEEEKEFVRTSKIEYAPHPYIWMSPARALPTGLGLHSEGLELSDSELPPIDPSKIMTLPMIWKNPVTGNPALQIHPSAVRKIHRDDGTVIDDLKKVREIVYNLQRPAISPRYVYAHDWEEGDLVLFNNRGVLHSVVGAFGDGEVRLFRQCNLAASEGVE; encoded by the exons ATGACCATCGACATCCGCCCATTGACACCTCCAGGCTCCGATATCAAATTCGGTGCGGTAGTCGACAACGTCGACCTCGAGAACCTCACCG ACGCCACCTTCAACACGATCCACGACGCACTATACAAAaacctcgtcctcgtctttAAGAACCAACACCACCTCACTCCCAAAGCTCAATATGCCTTAACCCAGCGCTTCGACCCATCATCCACCTCCTACGGACACGGCAAGACCCTCGACAGCAAGCGGAGCATCCTGCATCCAGATCTGAAGACCGTCCCGCACCAGCCGCAGGTCCAAATCATCGGACATGGACATATCGACTCCTATGAGGGATTGGAAAAAATTCAGCTGAAACACCCGCACCATCGAACTTTTCATCGGGATCCGATTCCCCCAGAAGACGATCATGATTTCACGCGGTTCTATCGGTGGCATATCGATGCTGCGCTGTACGATCTCTACCCGCCGAAGGTAACCACATTACTGGCAGTGCAGGTCCCCAAGGGACGACGACAGACACTCCGCTACGACGACGGAACGGGTGATATACTAGACGTACCACTCGGTACGACGGCGTTTGTCAGCGGTGAGACGATGTATAACCGGCTTtccgaggaagagaaggagttTGTGCGGACGAGTAAGATTGAATATGCGCCGCATCC ATACATCTGGATGAGCCCCGCCCGCGCTCTCCCCACCGGTCTAGGCCTTCACTCCGAAGGCCTCGAACTTTCCGACTCCGAATTGCCCCCCATCGATCCCTCCAAAATCATGACACTACCAATGATCTGGAAGAACCCCGTTACCGGAAACCCAGCACTACAAATCCACCCTTCCGCCGTGCGGAAGATCCACCGTGACGACGGGACGGTGATCGACGACCTGAAAAAGGTGCGAGAGATTGTATATAATCTGCAGAGGCCGGCTATTTCGCCGCGGTACGTGTATGCGCATGAttgggaggagggggatttGGTGCTGTTTAATAATCGGGGTGTGTTGCATTCGGTTGTTGGGGCTTTTGGGGATGGGGAGGTTAGGTTGTTTAGGCAGTGTAATTTGGCTGCGTCGGAGGGTGTTGAGTAG